Genomic window (Melioribacteraceae bacterium):
TAGTAATTATTCCAACTTATAATGAAATTCATAATATTCAGCTTCTAGTTCCGCAACTGCTGGAATCTTATCCCGGTTTGGATATTCTAATTGTGGATGATAATTCACCCGACGGAACTGCCGATTATGTTCTGAAATTGAGTGAGAATAACTCACGAATAAAATTAATTAAACGGGAAGCTAAATTAGGTTTAGGTACTGCTTATGTTGCGGGATTCAAATATATGCTGGCCAATGGGTACGATTGTGCCATGCAAATGGATGCCGATTTTTCTCATGATCCGAAAGAATTAAAAAGGTTTTTAGAGAATATTCAAGAGTTCGATCTCGTTATTGGGAGCAGATACATTTATGGTGTACGAGTTATTAATTGGCCAATTCAGCGACTGCTGCTAAGTTATTTTGCCAATCTTTACTCAAGAATTATTACAGGAATGCCGGTTAAAGATGGTACCGGCGGATTCAAATGTTTTAGAAGATCGGTTCTCGAATCAATCAATTTGGATAATATAAAATCGAATGGTTACTCTTTCCAGATAGAGATGAATTTTAAAGCATGGAAAAAGGAATTTAAAATTATTGAAATCCCAATAACTTTTGTTGACCGAGTTCAAGGTACTTCAAAAATGTCGAAGAAGATTGTGCGTGAAGCAATTTTTATGGTTTGGAAACTCAGATTAAAGAGTGCATTAGGCAAACTGGATTAAACACCAATACTATGATTGATCTTTCGATAATAATAGTTAATTATAACGTAAAAGAATTTGTGTTAAACCTTCTTCAATCTATTCAAGAAGCTTCCAAGAATATTAAATCGGAAATCATAATTGTTGATAATGCTTCAGATGATGACAGCGTTGAATTAATACAAGATAAATATCCTGCCGTAAAATTGATTTCCAATAAAGAAAATGTTGGTTTTGGAAGAGCAAATAACCAGGGTATGAAAGTAGCAGAGGGAAAGTATATTCTGCTCTTAAATCCCGATACAATTGTTCGTGAAGATACCTTCGAAAAAATGATTTTATTGTTTCAAAGCAGAGACGATATTGGAATTGCCGGGTGCAAGGTGTTAAATCCGGATGGAACTTTACAACTGGCATGCAGAAGAGGATTTCCTGGTCCTTGGACTTCATTCACCAAAATTGTTGGGTTAAGCGCATTATTCCCAAATAGCAAAACTTTCGCCCGCTATAATCTAACCTATCTCGATGAAAATAAATCCTATGAGGTAGATGCCGTAAGTGGTTCATTCATGATGATGAAACGGGAAATTTATGAATTGATGGGAGGATTTGATTCTCAGTTTTTTATGTATGGTGAAGATTTAGATTTATGTTTCCGAACCCAAAAAGCCGGTTATAAAATTTATTATTTCCATGAAACAGAAATAATTCATTATAAAGGGGAAAGTACAAAGAGAAGTAGTATTGATGAAACTAAAGTCTTTTATGACGCCATGCATCTCTTTGTACAGAAACATTTTTCGGCATCTTTTATTGTTGAATCAATTTTACAGTTTGCGATTTTTATCCGAAAGTTTATTGCTTTTACAAATATTTATAAAAATATAATTCTTGCCGTTATTGCAGATCTAATAATTTTTACCGCATCAGTTTATTTTGCCGAAAAAATTTACAGCAACGAACATTGGATTGGATTTCCAGAATTTGCCACTCCCTGGGTTTATTTTTTACCCGCAATCATTCAAGTTATTATTTCAAGTTTGGGAGGAGCATATAAGAAGAGATCTTTTTCGGTACTTCGTTCAACGGTTACACTGTTTTTTGGAATGCTGGTTTTAACCTCTCTAACTTATTTCTTTAAACAGTTCGCGTTTAGCAGAGCGGTGGTTTTAATTACATATTTAATCTCATTTTTCTCATTTACTTTTTGGCGAATTATAGCAAAAGCAGTCTTTAAGTTTGGATTAGAGACTGATACAAGAAATGCCCGTACCTTGATTGTAGGTAATATAAATAACTTTAACGAGCTTGCATCCAGAATAAACTCAAACTTTATAAAACTGCATCAAATTATTGGATTTATTGGTTCATCAAGAAAAAATATTGGTGAATCTTTCGGCTCTTTAAAAGTTCTTGGGTCAACCGAGAATTTGAAAAAAATTATTTTAGAGGAGAATATTCAGAAAGTTATTATCTCGTCGGATGGAATTTCGTATACACAAATGTTTGGATTGGTTTCCGAGTGTAATGGCTTAAATGTTGAGTTTCTTCTCGCCGGCAAAGAGATGGATTATATGGTTGGAAAATCATCAATCACAATGCTGGATGATATTCCGCTCCTAAAACTTCAATATAATATTTCATCATTCTCCCACAGAATTTCTAAACGAATGATGGACCTTCTGCTCGGCTTTCTTTTGTTGCTAATTTATCCATTCGTATATTTATTGCAATTAATAAGTGGCAAGGGGGGAAAATTCACCGAATTTATAATGTCGGTACCGGAAGTTTTATCAGGCAAAAAAAGTTTAGTGGGTCCAAAGGAGATCGAATTTATTGATGGATTGTATGTTGGGAAAGCGGGATTAACCGGTTTTTGGTTTATAGAGAACATTTCTATTACGGATAATGTTGAGATGAAAAAATTGGATCTGTTTTATGCGAAGAATCAAAGTTTATGGCTCGATCTGGAAATTCTTGGCAAGTCATTTTCAAAAGTTTTTATAAGCGGAGAATAAAAATGGCAAAAAATATATTGGAGTTTGAAAAACCAATTATCGAACTCGAAAAGAAAATTGAAGAGATGAAAAAATATGAAAACTCTCTCGATATTTCTGATGAGATAAAAAATCTGGAAGATAAGGTAAATCAGCTCAAACATAATGTGTACGATAACCTCACCCGATGGCAGAAGGTGCAATTAGCCCGTCATCCCGAAAGACCGTATACATCAGATTATATTTATATGATTACCGAAAATTTTATTGAGCTTCATGGTGATCGACAATATAAAGATGATAAAGCAATTATTGCCGGCTTTGCTATGCTCGATGAGTATAAAGTATTAATTATTGGGCATCAAAAAGGGCGCGATACAAAATCAAATTTGATTAGAAATTTTGGAATGCCTAATCCTGAAGGATATAGAAAAGCTCTGCGGTTAATGAAACTTGCCGAGAAATTTAATGTGCCGGTAATTACGATGCTCGATACTCCCGGAGCTTATCCCGGACTCGAAGCCGAGCAAAGAGGACAAGCAGAAGCGATAGCCCGAAATTTATTTGAAATGAGCAGATTGAAAGTCCCGATAATTGTTACAATTATTGGTGAAGGAGCTAGCGGCGGTGCTTTGGGTCTTGGTGTTGGAGATAGAATATTGATGCTCCAAAATACCTGGTATTCTGTAATCAGTCCTGAATCTTGTTCAAGCATTCTATGGCGTAGCTGGGATTACAAAGAACAAGCCGCAGAAGCTTTAAAACTAACAGCCGAAGATTTACTTGAGCAGGGTATAATTGATAGAATTATTCCGGAACCACTTGGCGGAGCTCATAAAGATCATCAATTAATGGCCGCAACTTTAAAGAGTGTTTTAAAAGAAGAACTGCAAAATTTAATAAAGATTAAACCTGATAAGCTAATTAATAACCGTCTTGAAAAATTCAGTAAGATGGGAATGGTGGTAGAATAATAAACTTTGAATAAATTATAATGGTTAAACATACTTGCGAAATAAGAGTCCGCTACGCTGATACAGATAAAATGCAATTTGTATATAACGGAAAATATCTCGAGTACTTTGAAGTCGGTAGAACTGAATTACTTCGAAGTTGCGGCTTACCCTATAGCAAAGTTGAAAATGAGGGCTATCAGCTTCCTTTACTAGAAGCTGGTTTAAAATATTTAAATGCCGCAAAGTATGATGATCTTTTAGAAGTGTGCGCTACTGTATCGGAACTCTATACACCAAAAGTTCATATCGAATATGTTATCAAGAGGAAAGGAACTGAGGAGATTATTTGCGAGGGTTTTACTTCTCATATCTTTATAAAAACTGATACAAAGAAAGCTGTCCGTCCTCCCAAAATTTATGTTGACATTCTCGCGCCATATTTCAAGAAACCTTCAACTTAAGATTGGTTACTTATAAAATGTTTGACTAACGAGTTTAAACTATTATACTAATGCGCGATAAACTAAAAGAACTTACAAAAGACACAGCTATTTATGGAATCAGCACAATAATTGGCAGATTTCTAGGATTTTTGCTCACCCCATTTTACACAAATGTACTTCTCCCTGGCGATTACGGAATATTCTCGAATGTTTACGCGTATATAGCATTCATCAATATTCTATTTATCTATGGAATGGATGCCGCATATATGAAGTTTGCGTCTGTTTCTGAGGATGTCGATCGTAAACGAAAAGTCTTTTCAACTTCTTACCTATTTGTTACCGGTACAAGTTTGTTATTCTGTTTGGTTTTATATTTTGTGATGAACCCGATGAAAAGTTTAATGGAACTACCGGATAGATTTGAAAGCATCTACTTCTATTTTATTGGTATTCTATTACTTGACACGCTTGCATTGATTCCATTCGCGGATTTAAGATTAAAGCGCAAGGCCGCAAAATTTTCGGCAATAAAATTTGGGAATATATTAGTTAATCTCACTCTCAATTTTGTTTTAGTTCTTAAATACAATATGGGTATTGAAGCAATTTTCATAGCGAATATCATTGCTTCACTATTTTCATTTGTTATACTGCTTCCGGAGATAATTCAATCGTTAAACTGGAATATTGATAAAGAAATTTTAAATAAATTAATAAAGTTTGGATTGCCCTATCTGCCAGGAAGTATTGCCGCGATGATTGTGCAGGTGATCGATCGGCCGGTGGTACTCGCTTTGACTGATGAAAAAACTCTCGGAATATATCAAGCTAATTACAAGCTTGGTATATTTATGATGCTTTTTGTATCAATGTTTCAGCAGGCGTGGCAGCCTTTTTTCCTAAATAACGCGAAAGAAAAAAACGCGAAGGAATTATTTTCAAAAATATTAACATTATTCGTTTTGATTTCGAGTCTTATCTGGATAATACTAACATTATTTGTTGAAGATTTTGCAAGATTTGAATTTCTCCCCGGGAAATCAATCATTGGTAAAGAATATTTAAGTGGGATAATAATAGTACCAATAATTTTACTTGGCTATCTGTTTAACGGGATGTATTACAATTTTCAAGCGGGAATTTATATTGAAGAAAAAACAAAATATTTTCCTTATGTAACATTCTCCGGAGCTGTTGCCAATGTTGCTGTGAATGTGCTGTTGATTCCTAAAATGGGAGTAATGGGAGCCGCAATAGCTACACTTGCAAGTTATATTATAATGGCGGGAGGGTTATATTATTTCAGTCAAAAGTATTATAGGATTGAATATGAAACGGCTAAAATAGCCCGGCTTCTCACTCTTGTCCTTATTTCGTGCGGATTATATTATTATCTTTATTTTGAATTTGGAATTACTCTTCTTCAAAAGATTGTATTTCTTCTTGTTTTTATGATTTTGCTATTGCTCCTTAAAATTATACAAAAAGAGGAGCTAATTAAAATTGTTAAAACATTTTTGCGGATTAAACGCTAAGCAGTAAAATTATTTAAAGTCAATCCTTGATTATTCTTCTTTTGTTTTTATCTTTGCCTCAACACATCTTTGATATCAATGAAAACAATCGAAATAAAAATTCAAAAAGTAACAGAAGATTTTAACGACTTGCCACTGCCATCATATTCAACCGAAGGCAGCAGCGGTTTGGATTTAAGAGCCGCGGTTGAATCTGAATTTATTTTAAAGAAAAATTCATTCGCCTTAATTCCAACAAATATAAGAGTTGAAATTCCTCTTGGTTATGAAATACAAATCCGTCCACGAAGCGGGTTAGCCGCAAAAAATGGAATTGGCGTTTTAAATTCTCCAGGCACAATCGACTCTGATTACAGAGGAGAAATAAAAATTATTCTCTTCAATTTTAGCAATGAAGATTTTATCATTAAAAGGGGAGAGCGAATTGCCCAGATGGTATTATCAGAAGTTTATAAAATGATTCTTGTTGAAGAAGAAAACTTGAAGGAAAGCCAACGAGGTGAAGGCGGTTTTGGACACACGGGAAAACATTAATTGAGAATTATGAGTATAGAGTTTTGAGATTGGAGTTTGATTAAATGATTTATAAAATAATATACAAGTGTTTTGTTTGAATTAAAATAAAATTAAAGGTTATTGATGTTTTTTACTGATATAAAATTTATAATAATTATTAATTCAGAACTTGTCCGCCCAGCTTTTGGCGGATTATCAGTTCACAATTAAATCTATGAGCGATTTCGTACACTTACATAATCATTCCCATTACAGCTTGCAGGATGGCGCTTGCACGGTGGAATCACTTGTGTATGGCGCAAAAAAACATGGCATGCATGCGGTCGCTTTAACCGATCATGGTGTAATGTTTGGAGTTTCTGAATTTTATAAAAAAGCTTCCAAAGAGGGGATTAAACCAATTATTGGGATGGAAGCATATATTGTAATTGATGGAACCCGCTTCGATAAAAAAGGTGACGAACCGGATTATGGTCAAAAGAAAAAGCATTATAATCATCTTCTGCTCCTTGCAAAAAATCTCACTGGCTACAAAAATTTAATGAAGCTTTCCACAATCGGTTTTACAGAAGGGTTCTATTATCGTCCCCGAATTGATTTCGAAACTTTAACTAAATATAGCGAAGGTTTGATTGCTACCTCTGCTTGTCCGGCCGGACCAATATCAACCGCATTAGTTAATGATGATTACGATAAAGCTCGCCGAATAGCCATTCAACTTAAAGAGTTATTTGATGAGGATTTTTATCTCGAAGTTCAAAATCATGGATTAGATGTTGAACAGCCGATTTTGCATGGTATGCCAAAACTAGCTCACGATCTTAATATAAAACTTGTTGCTACAAATGATATT
Coding sequences:
- a CDS encoding polyprenol monophosphomannose synthase → MKSIVIIPTYNEIHNIQLLVPQLLESYPGLDILIVDDNSPDGTADYVLKLSENNSRIKLIKREAKLGLGTAYVAGFKYMLANGYDCAMQMDADFSHDPKELKRFLENIQEFDLVIGSRYIYGVRVINWPIQRLLLSYFANLYSRIITGMPVKDGTGGFKCFRRSVLESINLDNIKSNGYSFQIEMNFKAWKKEFKIIEIPITFVDRVQGTSKMSKKIVREAIFMVWKLRLKSALGKLD
- the dut gene encoding dUTP diphosphatase; protein product: MKTIEIKIQKVTEDFNDLPLPSYSTEGSSGLDLRAAVESEFILKKNSFALIPTNIRVEIPLGYEIQIRPRSGLAAKNGIGVLNSPGTIDSDYRGEIKIILFNFSNEDFIIKRGERIAQMVLSEVYKMILVEEENLKESQRGEGGFGHTGKH
- a CDS encoding acyl-CoA thioesterase; its protein translation is MVKHTCEIRVRYADTDKMQFVYNGKYLEYFEVGRTELLRSCGLPYSKVENEGYQLPLLEAGLKYLNAAKYDDLLEVCATVSELYTPKVHIEYVIKRKGTEEIICEGFTSHIFIKTDTKKAVRPPKIYVDILAPYFKKPST
- a CDS encoding glycosyltransferase, with translation MIDLSIIIVNYNVKEFVLNLLQSIQEASKNIKSEIIIVDNASDDDSVELIQDKYPAVKLISNKENVGFGRANNQGMKVAEGKYILLLNPDTIVREDTFEKMILLFQSRDDIGIAGCKVLNPDGTLQLACRRGFPGPWTSFTKIVGLSALFPNSKTFARYNLTYLDENKSYEVDAVSGSFMMMKREIYELMGGFDSQFFMYGEDLDLCFRTQKAGYKIYYFHETEIIHYKGESTKRSSIDETKVFYDAMHLFVQKHFSASFIVESILQFAIFIRKFIAFTNIYKNIILAVIADLIIFTASVYFAEKIYSNEHWIGFPEFATPWVYFLPAIIQVIISSLGGAYKKRSFSVLRSTVTLFFGMLVLTSLTYFFKQFAFSRAVVLITYLISFFSFTFWRIIAKAVFKFGLETDTRNARTLIVGNINNFNELASRINSNFIKLHQIIGFIGSSRKNIGESFGSLKVLGSTENLKKIILEENIQKVIISSDGISYTQMFGLVSECNGLNVEFLLAGKEMDYMVGKSSITMLDDIPLLKLQYNISSFSHRISKRMMDLLLGFLLLLIYPFVYLLQLISGKGGKFTEFIMSVPEVLSGKKSLVGPKEIEFIDGLYVGKAGLTGFWFIENISITDNVEMKKLDLFYAKNQSLWLDLEILGKSFSKVFISGE
- a CDS encoding polysaccharide biosynthesis C-terminal domain-containing protein, with the translated sequence MRDKLKELTKDTAIYGISTIIGRFLGFLLTPFYTNVLLPGDYGIFSNVYAYIAFINILFIYGMDAAYMKFASVSEDVDRKRKVFSTSYLFVTGTSLLFCLVLYFVMNPMKSLMELPDRFESIYFYFIGILLLDTLALIPFADLRLKRKAAKFSAIKFGNILVNLTLNFVLVLKYNMGIEAIFIANIIASLFSFVILLPEIIQSLNWNIDKEILNKLIKFGLPYLPGSIAAMIVQVIDRPVVLALTDEKTLGIYQANYKLGIFMMLFVSMFQQAWQPFFLNNAKEKNAKELFSKILTLFVLISSLIWIILTLFVEDFARFEFLPGKSIIGKEYLSGIIIVPIILLGYLFNGMYYNFQAGIYIEEKTKYFPYVTFSGAVANVAVNVLLIPKMGVMGAAIATLASYIIMAGGLYYFSQKYYRIEYETAKIARLLTLVLISCGLYYYLYFEFGITLLQKIVFLLVFMILLLLLKIIQKEELIKIVKTFLRIKR
- a CDS encoding acetyl-CoA carboxylase carboxyltransferase subunit alpha; translation: MAKNILEFEKPIIELEKKIEEMKKYENSLDISDEIKNLEDKVNQLKHNVYDNLTRWQKVQLARHPERPYTSDYIYMITENFIELHGDRQYKDDKAIIAGFAMLDEYKVLIIGHQKGRDTKSNLIRNFGMPNPEGYRKALRLMKLAEKFNVPVITMLDTPGAYPGLEAEQRGQAEAIARNLFEMSRLKVPIIVTIIGEGASGGALGLGVGDRILMLQNTWYSVISPESCSSILWRSWDYKEQAAEALKLTAEDLLEQGIIDRIIPEPLGGAHKDHQLMAATLKSVLKEELQNLIKIKPDKLINNRLEKFSKMGMVVE